In a genomic window of Nocardia fluminea:
- a CDS encoding erythromycin esterase family protein: MSQKISDFVRSSCELLALGEPTHKEPGFASVRNDLFAELVANGFRSIALETDRVAALAVDEFVRGGHGTLDEVMRTGFSHDFGELEGNRQLVAWLRGYNAGKPVEDQVRFYGFDAPMETMSAPSPRSYLEFARDYLELDFDISGPAGSDERWSRPEAVLDADVSPGATPEAERLRVMADDMLALLYTRAPERIAATSLAQWHRAAIHLTAGLGLLRYHRQAAQPTEDGVRWNSLAAARDALMAQNLLDIRSIEARRGPTLVYSHNLHLRRNTSVMRMGPMELVWSGAGAIVGSLLGEHYGVILGSLGRSDGLELAAPEPGTFEHTLQNRIGTWGLVPAAELGPGHTRTDVTQEQGYFPLDADTVDVTDTILHLSVGRAPTSVS; this comes from the coding sequence ATGAGCCAGAAAATCAGCGACTTCGTCCGTTCGTCCTGTGAACTGCTTGCGCTCGGGGAACCGACGCACAAAGAACCCGGCTTCGCGTCGGTCCGCAACGACCTGTTCGCCGAGTTGGTGGCGAACGGGTTCCGGTCGATCGCTCTCGAAACGGATCGGGTCGCCGCGCTCGCCGTGGACGAATTCGTTCGAGGCGGCCACGGCACCCTCGACGAGGTGATGCGGACAGGCTTCTCCCACGATTTCGGCGAACTCGAAGGCAACCGGCAACTGGTCGCCTGGCTGCGCGGGTACAACGCGGGCAAGCCGGTCGAGGATCAGGTCCGCTTCTACGGATTCGACGCCCCGATGGAGACGATGAGCGCTCCGAGCCCTCGGTCCTACCTCGAATTCGCCCGTGACTACCTGGAACTCGACTTCGACATCAGCGGACCGGCCGGGAGCGACGAGCGGTGGAGCCGCCCCGAAGCGGTCCTGGATGCCGACGTCTCACCCGGCGCGACCCCCGAGGCCGAGCGCTTGCGAGTGATGGCCGACGACATGCTCGCCCTGCTCTACACTCGCGCGCCGGAGCGGATCGCGGCCACCTCACTCGCTCAGTGGCACAGGGCCGCAATCCATCTCACCGCCGGCCTCGGCCTGCTCCGCTACCACCGGCAGGCGGCGCAGCCGACCGAAGACGGCGTGCGATGGAACAGCCTGGCCGCCGCCCGTGACGCACTGATGGCCCAGAACCTGCTCGACATCCGGTCCATCGAAGCGCGCCGCGGCCCGACCCTGGTGTACTCACACAACCTGCATCTGCGGCGCAACACCAGCGTCATGCGGATGGGGCCGATGGAACTCGTCTGGTCCGGCGCGGGCGCGATCGTCGGATCGCTCCTGGGGGAGCACTACGGGGTGATACTCGGCAGTTTGGGACGCAGCGACGGCCTCGAACTCGCCGCACCGGAGCCGGGCACGTTCGAACACACGCTGCAGAACCGCATCGGCACCTGGGGTCTGGTCCCGGCGGCAGAACTCGGACCCGGACACACGCGCACCGACGTCACCCAGGAGCAGGGATACTTCCCGCTGGACGCGGACACCGTGGACGTGACGGATACGATCCTGCACCTCAGCGTGGGCCGGGCGCCGACATCGGTCAGCTAG
- a CDS encoding HAD family hydrolase, translated as MTRIRLFATDLDGTLLRSDRTVSPRAAEAMAGARAAGIEVVWATARARHSVHELAQSCGFRGKAVCANGAVLLDLADGTPEIIDTVSIDAGAAGAVMAQIRELIPGVVFANVGATRFVAEPAYAALCKFSDHHRHPHEMELSDSLPTGVEAMVKIVARHPDLAGAQLYRTAVAVGITGVELTHSGAAYMEMAAQGVSKASALARLCALDGIDLSQVAAAGDALNDVAMLTWAGTALVPANAVPEVIALADRVLPTNDEDGVASYLEELAGAAQRDAAS; from the coding sequence GTGACTCGCATCCGGTTGTTCGCCACCGACCTCGACGGCACCTTGCTGCGTTCCGATCGCACGGTCTCGCCGCGCGCCGCCGAGGCCATGGCCGGTGCGCGGGCCGCCGGGATCGAGGTGGTGTGGGCGACGGCGCGTGCCCGCCATTCGGTGCACGAGTTGGCCCAGTCGTGCGGTTTCCGGGGCAAGGCCGTCTGTGCCAACGGTGCCGTACTGCTCGACCTGGCCGACGGCACACCGGAGATCATCGACACCGTCTCGATCGATGCCGGTGCGGCGGGCGCGGTGATGGCGCAGATCCGTGAGCTGATTCCGGGGGTGGTGTTCGCCAATGTCGGTGCGACCAGGTTCGTCGCCGAACCCGCTTACGCCGCCCTGTGCAAGTTCTCCGATCATCATCGGCACCCGCACGAGATGGAACTGTCCGATTCCCTGCCGACCGGCGTCGAGGCGATGGTGAAGATCGTCGCCCGCCATCCCGACCTGGCGGGCGCGCAGTTGTACCGGACCGCGGTGGCGGTGGGGATCACCGGTGTGGAGCTGACCCACTCCGGTGCCGCGTACATGGAGATGGCCGCGCAAGGGGTGTCGAAAGCGAGTGCGCTGGCCCGCTTGTGCGCGCTCGACGGCATCGACCTGTCCCAGGTGGCGGCCGCGGGCGATGCGCTCAACGATGTCGCCATGCTGACATGGGCGGGTACCGCGCTGGTTCCGGCCAACGCGGTACCCGAGGTCATCGCTCTCGCCGACCGGGTCCTGCCGACCAATGACGAGGACGGTGTCGCCTCCTACCTCGAGGAATTGGCCGGCGCGGCACAGCGCGACGCGGCTAGCTGA